From Scylla paramamosain isolate STU-SP2022 unplaced genomic scaffold, ASM3559412v1 Contig3, whole genome shotgun sequence, a single genomic window includes:
- the LOC135096193 gene encoding centrosomal protein of 104 kDa-like isoform X1 yields the protein MRLKTTTTVCPPTVRGAWSLGGVGGGEVPIYHDLAFSMYVDGQVAATIRNLEERRRVAEAERRYQYSAKLCAAVSQLRAAGERLGKYEIEKKHAIQQEHYERAKEKKEQAEKYREEIYKDLDIETLLEKKGKLERNDVATSTTSRTRPAAYHTPSPDTSPSPLPTCPPRLPNTPPKPPPSPPRSPSPPPLRAPAPLSLIYGRVGVVGGVMTPRPLPPPAVPTRRTMKEHCQH from the exons ATGAGAttgaagacaacaacaacagtgtgtCCCCCGACGGTGAGGGGGGCGTGGTCCctggggggcgtgggggggggAGAAGTACCCATCTACCACGACCTCGCGTTTTCTATGTACGTGGATGGTCAAGTGGCGGCAACCATTCGTAATCTGGAGGAAAGAAGGCGTGTCGCTGAGGCAG AACGGAGATATCAGTACTCTGCTAAACTTTGTGCCGCCGTGTCGCAACTCAGGGCGGCTGGAGAGAGACTTGGAAAATACGAAATTGAGAAAAAACACGCCATACAACAGGAACATTACGAGCGAgccaaggagaagaaggaacaggcAGAGAAATATAGAGAAGAAATTTATAAAGATTTAGACATTGAAACCTTGCTAGAGAAGAAAGGG AAACTGGAGAGAAACGACGTTGCCACATCGACGACCTCTCGGACACGACCGGCAGCCTACCACACCCCCTCCCCTGacacctccccatcccccctGCCCACCTGCCCCCCGAGACTCCCCAACACGCCCCCCAAGCCCCCACCCAGCCCTCcccgctccccctcccctcctccactgcGCGCCCCAGCCCCCCTCTCCCTGATCTACGGcagggtgggggtggtggggggagtcATGaccccccgccccctccctccccccgccgTACCTACACGTCGTACGATGAAAGAACATTGCCAGCATTGA